CCTGCAACCCCTTCCGTCCTGTGGTGACGAGGACCCGCGCCCCTGGCGGAATGCGCTCCACTGCTTCTTCGAGCGAAGCGGCATCGATCCAGCGATCACCAGGTCCGGCGACCCACGCCGGCCTTTCAAGCCGCACCAGCGGAAGGCCAAGTTGCACGCAAGCCGCATGGGCGTGAGCCGACATCTGCGCCGCAAAGGGGTGCGTGGCGTCCACAACGCGGCTGATGCCCTCCGCCCGCAGGAAGTCAGCCAATCCAGGCACGCCGCCAAATCCGCCGCGATGAATGCGGCCTGCGGGCAGCACCGGATCCTGCGTCACGCCAGCAAACGATGAGATCACATCAATGCCCAGCGCCACCAGCCCGTTGGCGAGCGCCCGCGCCTCAGTGGTGCCCGCGAGAATGAGGATGCGTTCACCGGGCATGGGCGATGATCTTCCCCGCGCGATCCACAATGATGATGTCGGCAGCAACCGGCGCATCACCCAGCACCTCCCGCGTCTCCATCAGTGCATCGGCGGCAACCCGCTGTGCCAGGGCTTCGCCCGCAATCTCCAGCACATGCTGTGCCGTGTTCGCCGACAAGACCGCAGGGCGCATCTCGGCGGGAACACGATCCGCCAACCATGCGAAGTCCACCTGGCTTCGCCCCGAATGCAGATCCATCGCCCCTTGCGCCAGCTTGGTGATCTTGCCGAAGCCGCCGCCGATCGTCACACGCGCAACCGGATGCAGGCGCAGATACTTGAGAACGCCGCCCGCGAAATCCCCCATGTCGAGCATCGCCTCCAGCGGCAGACCGTAATGGCCCCGCACCGCATCTTCTGACGTCGAACCTGTGCAGCCCGCCACATGGGTGAGCCCAACGGCACGGGCCACGTCGATGCCACGATGGATGGAGGCAATCCACGCCGCGCAGGAAAACGGATTCACAATGCCCGTGGTGCCGAGGATCGACAAACCTCCGACGATGCCGAGACGGGGGTTCCAGGTTTTCTCCGCCAGCGCTTCGCCGCCCGGAATCGAAATCTCGATCTCCGCCCCGCCGCCGAAGTCTGCCGCCACCTGCTGCATCATCTGGCGTGGCACGGGGTTGATGGCGGCTTCACCGACAGCAATGGGAAGGCCGGGCTTCGTCACCGTCCCGACGCCCTCGCCTGCCCTGAAGACAACACCCGCGGGCAGCCGCCGCACAGTGGCGACCACAAGCGCGCCGTGGGTCACATCCGGATCATCGCCCGCATCCTTGATGATTCCGGCCCGGGCCCAGCCGTCGCCCATCTCTTCCCGCGCCAGAGCGAAAGCCACCCGCTCACCCTTGGGCAATGTAATTTCGACCGGATCGGGGAATCGTCCTGTCACCAGGGCCGTCAGGGCCGCCTTTGTGGCCGCCGTGGCACAGGCACCTGTCGTCCAACCGCGACGCAATGTCTGTTGTGGCTTTTCCCGGACCATGGGCCGTGGGTATAAGGGGCCATGAGCCACACGCCAACGAAAAGCGCAAAGCCCTGGGAAGGCGAAACACACGCCCCCGGCTTTGCCCGTCTCGACCAGGAAGCCTTCCCGGACTTTGCCGCAGGCTGGGTCTGGCTGGTGGGTGCCGGGCCCGGTGCGCCCGGCCTCATGTCGCTCCTCTGTTATCACGCCATGCAGAACTGCGATGTGGTGGTCTACGATGCGCTGGTGAACCCGGATATCCTGCGCTGGGTCCGCGTCGGCGCGGAACTGGAATATGCGGGCAAGCGCGGCGGCAAGCCCTCGCCCATCCAGCGCGACATTTCAGAGCGGCTGATTGAACTGGCGCAGGCCGGCAAGCGCGTGCTTCGCCTCAAGGGCGGCGATCCCTTCATGTTCGGGCGCGGCGGCGAGGAAAGCCAGACGCTTGCCAAGGCCGGCGTGCCCTTCCGCATCGTGCCCGGCATCACGGCGGGCGTGGGCGGCTTGGCCTATGCCGGCATTCCGGCCACGCACCGTGACACCAATCACGCCGTCATCTTCCTGACGGGCCATGACGCCACCGGAAAAATGCCCGCCAACGTCAACTGGTCAGCCATTGCGACGGCGGCGCCTGTGATCGTCATGTACATGGCGGTCAAGAACCTGGGCGAGATCGCCGCCGTGCTGATGCAGCATGGCCGCCCCTCCGACCATCCCGTCACCATCGTCTCGAACGCCTCCCTTCCGCAACAGCAGGTGGCGTCCACGACGCTGGCGGATGCCGGCCGCTACGTGGCCGAGAATGATCCCCCCACGCCCGCCATCGTGGTCGTCGGCCACGCCAGCGACTGGCGCAGCGTGCTCGACTGGTACGGTTCCGAGCAGCGGGAAAATGGCATTGGCTGAAGTCCGTCTGGGCCGGGGCTTCGTCATTGCCGCGCCCTCGTCGGGCAGTGGCAAGACCTTGGTCACGCTGGGGCTGCTCCGCGCCTTTCGCAAGGCCGGCCTCACAGTCCGCTCGGCCAAGGCAGGCCCCGATTACATCGACCCCGGTTTCCACGCCGCCGCCAGTGGCGCGCCCTGCCTCAACCTTGATCTCTGGGCCATGGGGACGAATGACTGCCGCGCCCTCCTCGCCCAGCAGGCCCGCGGCGCCGACCTCGTGATTGTCGAAGGTGTGATGGGCCTGTTTGACGGACCGCAGGGCGCACCCGGTTCGACCGCGGACCTTGCCGCGGCCCTGGGCCTTCCCGTGCTGCTGGTGATCGACTGCGCCCACCAGGCGCAATCCGTGGCGGCCCTCGTCCATGGCTTTACGCACTTCCGGAAGGACGTGAAGGTCGCGGGCCTCTTCCTCAACCGGGTGAAGTCCGACCGACATGCAGCGCTGCTGCGAGAGGCGCTTGGGGCAGTGCCTCCTC
The nucleotide sequence above comes from Hyphomicrobiales bacterium. Encoded proteins:
- a CDS encoding cobalt-precorrin-6A reductase, with the translated sequence MPGERILILAGTTEARALANGLVALGIDVISSFAGVTQDPVLPAGRIHRGGFGGVPGLADFLRAEGISRVVDATHPFAAQMSAHAHAACVQLGLPLVRLERPAWVAGPGDRWIDAASLEEAVERIPPGARVLVTTGRKGLQGLIARPDLSGIIRTIEPPDEALPEGWSVLLDRPPHDFTSEHALMERERIGCLLTKNAGGDSTSAKLAAARALGIPVVMVSRPSKPTCATAASVSEALLGITGKAG
- a CDS encoding cobalt-precorrin-5B (C(1))-methyltransferase, which translates into the protein MVREKPQQTLRRGWTTGACATAATKAALTALVTGRFPDPVEITLPKGERVAFALAREEMGDGWARAGIIKDAGDDPDVTHGALVVATVRRLPAGVVFRAGEGVGTVTKPGLPIAVGEAAINPVPRQMMQQVAADFGGGAEIEISIPGGEALAEKTWNPRLGIVGGLSILGTTGIVNPFSCAAWIASIHRGIDVARAVGLTHVAGCTGSTSEDAVRGHYGLPLEAMLDMGDFAGGVLKYLRLHPVARVTIGGGFGKITKLAQGAMDLHSGRSQVDFAWLADRVPAEMRPAVLSANTAQHVLEIAGEALAQRVAADALMETREVLGDAPVAADIIIVDRAGKIIAHAR
- the cobA gene encoding uroporphyrinogen-III C-methyltransferase — its product is MSHTPTKSAKPWEGETHAPGFARLDQEAFPDFAAGWVWLVGAGPGAPGLMSLLCYHAMQNCDVVVYDALVNPDILRWVRVGAELEYAGKRGGKPSPIQRDISERLIELAQAGKRVLRLKGGDPFMFGRGGEESQTLAKAGVPFRIVPGITAGVGGLAYAGIPATHRDTNHAVIFLTGHDATGKMPANVNWSAIATAAPVIVMYMAVKNLGEIAAVLMQHGRPSDHPVTIVSNASLPQQQVASTTLADAGRYVAENDPPTPAIVVVGHASDWRSVLDWYGSEQRENGIG